Proteins found in one Gordonia sp. PDNC005 genomic segment:
- the lspA gene encoding signal peptidase II, which yields MKQTVPGRSVARTVSLLAVIAVTVYLLDLLTKVLVVAFLTPYEPMEIIGDFVTFTLIRNSGAAFSMATGYTWVLTFVALAVVLGIIRYSSKLVSTGWVIGLGMVLGGAVGNLTDRIFRSPGPLRGHVVDFIKVGDWWPTFNVADSAVVCGAILLVVLTLLGYDYDGTRTGWAARNDPDPADTDPTEADSTDEETDNHA from the coding sequence ATGAAGCAAACCGTGCCCGGGCGCAGCGTCGCCCGGACCGTCTCTCTGCTCGCCGTCATCGCGGTGACAGTCTATCTGCTGGATCTGCTGACGAAGGTCCTCGTCGTTGCGTTCCTGACGCCCTACGAGCCGATGGAGATCATCGGCGACTTCGTGACGTTCACGCTGATTCGCAACAGCGGTGCGGCGTTCTCGATGGCGACCGGCTATACGTGGGTGCTCACCTTCGTCGCGCTCGCCGTCGTCCTCGGGATCATCAGGTATTCGTCGAAATTGGTGTCGACCGGATGGGTGATCGGCCTCGGGATGGTCCTCGGTGGTGCGGTCGGCAACCTGACCGACCGCATCTTCCGGTCCCCGGGCCCGCTGCGCGGTCACGTCGTCGACTTCATCAAGGTCGGCGACTGGTGGCCGACGTTCAACGTCGCGGACTCCGCCGTCGTGTGCGGCGCGATTCTGCTCGTCGTCCTGACGCTGCTCGGCTACGACTACGACGGCACCCGGACCGGGTGGGCGGCGCGCAACGACCCCGACCCGGCGGACACTGACCCGACCGAGGCCGACAGCACCGATGAGGAGACCGACAACCATGCGTGA